The following coding sequences lie in one Leishmania panamensis strain MHOM/PA/94/PSC-1 chromosome 19 sequence genomic window:
- a CDS encoding methyltransferase, putative (TriTrypDB/GeneDB-style sysID: LpmP.19.0700): MPSPLVLTRATPARGLNIKMFDRKVKGLQRSFVSSPACDLHKLCAEQMLDRRAFVKRDTPVVLEVGAHTGWYLRHMIERKELHGLKQYIQTDISEERLNRNYEEIKDVLPPEVEFVQISCDEEQPAPFGIPDKSVDMVVSCLSMHWVNDLETAMVNIRKVLKRDGFFLNAMFGGNTLYELRGCFSMAQTEALGGVTPHVSPMIDGAGLSTLVLQAGFSIPTIDLDRHLLLYETPFHLMEHLAVMGESACHYMRQPMKRDVLLCACAVYDTMYRQNGLIPATFEVFHTIAWSPSPTQAKPLERGSGQISLASWNSKNRKQLQSVLDEYALNPDDEVLQNKAEAIFKRLREESADLMAKKGLDSRGFERDRDEEARQLDQKPLPPFQ; this comes from the coding sequence atgccctctccccttgtGTTGACCCGCGCCACTCCGGCGCGCGGCCTGAACATCAAAATGTTCGACCGTAAGGTGAAGGgtctgcagcgcagcttcgTCTCGTCCCCGGCGTGTGATCTTCACAAGCTCTGCGCAGAGCAGATGCTGGACCGGCGCGCCTTTGTGAAGCGCGACACGCCAGTTGTGCTAGAGGTGGGGGCGCACACTGGATGGTACCTGCGGCACATGATTGAGCGCAAGGAGCTTCACGGCCTCAAGCAGTACATACAGACGGACATCTCCGAGGAGAGGCTTAACCGCAACTACGAAGAAATCAAGGATGTCCTCCCGCCAGAAGTTGAGTTTGTACAAATCTCTTGCGACGAGGAGCAGCCCGCGCCGTTCGGCATTCCGGACAAGTCGGTAGACATGGTTGTGTCGTGCCTCTCGATGCACTGGGTGAATGACCTGGAGACAGCCATGGTAAACATTCGAAAGGTACTCAAGCGCGACGGCTTCTTCCTGAACGCTATGTTCGGCGGCAACACCCTCTACGAACTGCGAGGGTGCTTCTCCATGGCACAGACAGAGGCTCTCGGTGGCGTCACGCCGCACGTCTCTCCCATGATCGACGGAGCCGGTCTGTCGACGCTTGTACTGCAGGCAGGCTTTAGCATTCCTACGATCGATTTGGACCGgcatctgctgctgtatGAGACCCCGTTCCACTTGATGGAGCACCTGGCAGTGATGGGGGAGAGCGCATGCCATTACATGCGTCAGCCCATGAAGCGCGATGTCTTGCTCTGCGCCTGCGCTGTGTATGACACAATGTACAGGCAGAACGGCCTCATTCCCGCCACCTTCGAGGTGTTCCACACGATTGCCTGGAGCCCCAGTCCGACGCAAGCGAAGCCGCTGGAGCGCGGGAGTGGGCAAATCTCGCTGGCCTCGTGGAACTCGAAGAATcggaagcagctgcagtcggTGCTGGACGAGTACGCGCTAAACCCCGACGATGAGGTGCTCCAGAACAAAGCCGAGGCGATCTTCAagcggctgcgcgaggagaGCGCTGACCTCATGGCGAAGAAAGGGCTGGACTCGCGCGGGTTTGAGCGCGACcgagacgaggaggcgcgccaGCTCGACCagaagccgctgccgccctttCAGTAG
- a CDS encoding hypothetical protein (TriTrypDB/GeneDB-style sysID: LpmP.19.0690) has protein sequence MEDVIDFIQSRPLIGYQMDGAHLNNVLVSLARQQQQLMDAQNRLNNRLGDIVDDVREIRDHQKQLESVIGELGGPAQLHHVRSRIADVERAVDGLARDMQDTKDVANAAGRDANQAGRLADDASRAASSLRDSVNALGGDMEKVAHQLESHRKSIGKALGDLEKDRQHLEQQVREAIREVQQRIERESGVERLRQMLDELSDRTDENFRSVEESARAVDAELSRQDTNQAALRAEISALDERARTALAALSSDADNKYHKLLDAFRQYEAGWTDLEEHMVRAGQLLASRKQLSPRSTSIRR, from the coding sequence ATGGAGGATGTCATCGACTTCATTCAGAGCCGTCCGCTGATTGGGTATCAGATGGACGGCGCACACCTGAACAACGTCCTGGTCAGTCTTgctcgtcagcagcagcagctgatggaCGCCCAGAACCGGCTCAACAACCGTCTCGGCGATATTGTCGACGACGTGCGAGAGATTCGCGACCACCAGAAGCAGCTAGAATCTGTGATTGGCGAGCTCGGTGGtcctgcgcagctgcaccacgtcCGATCACGCATCGCTGACGTGGAGAGGGCCGTGGACGGGCTAGCGCGAGACATGCAGGATACAAAAGACGTCGCGAATGCCGCCGGACGAGATGCCAATCAAGCTGGCCGGCTCGCAGATGACGCAAGCCGGGCCGCTTCTAGCCTCCGTGACTCGGTGAACGCGCTAGGCGGGGACATGGAAAAAGTTGCCCACCAGCTGGAGTCCCACCGTAAAAGCATCGGCAAGGCGCTCGGCGATCTTGAGAAGGACCGCCAGCACTTagagcagcaggtgcgcgaGGCTATCCGAGAGGTACAGCAGCGCATTGAGCGCGAGAGCGGGGTAGAGCGGCTGCGTCAAATGCTGGACGAGCTCAGCGATCGCACGGATGAGAATTTCCGCAGCGTtgaggagagcgcgcgagcGGTGGACGCGGAGCTGTCGCGGCAGGACACCAATCAAGCCGCCCTTCGTGCAGAAATTTCCGCGCTGGATGAACGAGCCCGCACTGCGCTTGCGGCGCTATCGAGTGACGCAGATAACAAGTATCACAAGTTGTTAGACGCCTTCCGTCAGTACGAGGCCGGGTGGACGGACTTGGAAGAGCACATGGTGCGTGCAGGACAGCTGTTGGCGAGCCGCAAGCAACTCTCTCCGCGTTCTACAAGTATTCGACGCTGA